Proteins encoded within one genomic window of Dromaius novaehollandiae isolate bDroNov1 chromosome 7, bDroNov1.hap1, whole genome shotgun sequence:
- the PLCD4 gene encoding 1-phosphatidylinositol 4,5-bisphosphate phosphodiesterase delta-4, producing MASLLCNARIQLTETLEQMQQGTLMRKVKSRSWKKQRYFKLQEDCMTIWYQSKRTGKTESAFSISDVETVREGHQSEVLQSLAEEFPPERCFTIVFYGRRGNLDLIAGSAEEAQCWIQGLRQLIEVATSMDQREKIDQWIRDWFQKADKNKDGRMNFKEVQHLLKMMNVDMNEDHALRLFQAADKSESGTLEGEEFVLFYKALTQREEVLSLFQDFSEDGKKLTLLELVDFLQQEQLESEGTEELAMELIDKYEPSETAKARHVLSADGFLMYLCSPEGSIFNPWHQALWQDMTQPLCHYFISSSHNTYLIEDQIRGQSSIEGYIRALKRGCRCLEVDCWDGPNGEPMVYHGHTFTSKIPFREVVSTLGKYAFQASDYPVILSLENHCSVEQQDVLAQQLKAILGEQLLTTTTDGRVPTQLPSPEELKHKILLKGKKIGRLEDTLDGLGDEVPEVSDEDNGAEAEEEKRRAKKDRESLAQALSDCVVYCKSVAFQGFQEARSHSRPSEISSFAEAKARKLIREAGNEFVRHNAWQLTRIYPSGMRTDSSNYSPQEMWNVGCQIVALNFQTAGAEMDLCDGLFSQNGRCGYVLKPSFMRDEGTLFNPSDPSSWESAGPVTLTIQVISGQQLPKVANSKAEAVIDPLVRVEIHGVPGDQAHQETKYIENNGFNPRWDETLQFQIHVPELALVRFVVEDYDKTSRNDFVGQFTLAFTNIKPGYRHIHLLSKDGTSIPPSSLFVHIRITEPPGPEQE from the exons ATGGCATCGCTGCTGTGCAACGCCC gcaTCCAGCTTACAGAGACGTTGGAGCAGATGCAACAAGGGACGCTGATGCGCAAAGTCAAGtccaggagctggaagaagcagcGCTACTTCAAGCTGCAGGAGGACTGCATGACCATCTGGTACCAGTCCAAGAGAACGGGCAAAACTGAATCTGCCT TCTCCATCAGTGATGTGGAGACAGTGCGGGAAGGACACCAGTCAGAGGTGCTGCAGAGCCTGGCTGAGGAGTTCCCCCCTGAACGCTGCTTCACCATCGTTTTTTATGGCCGCCGGGGCAACCTGGACCTCATCGCTGGCTCAGCGGAGGAGGCACAGTGCTGGATCCAGGGTCTGCGCCAGCTCATTGAGGTGGCCACCAGCATGGACCAGAGGGAGAAGATAGACCA GTGGATTCGTGACTGGTTCCAGAAGGCTGACAAGAATAAGGATGGGCGCATGAACTTCAAGGAGGTGCAGCACCTCCTGAAAATGATGAACGTGGACATGAATGAGGACCATGCCCTGCGACTCTTTCAG gctgctgaCAAGTCAGAGTCGGGGACGCTGGAAGGGGAGGAGTTCGTGCTCTTCTACAAGGCTCTCACACAGCGCGAGGAGGTGCTGAGCCTCTTCCAGGACTTCTCCGAGGACGGGAAGAAGCTGACACTGCTGGAGCTGGTGGAtttcctgcagcaggagcagctggagagcGAGGGCACGGAGGAGCTCGCCATGGAGCTCATCGACAAGTATGAGCCGTCGGAGACAG CCAAGGCTCGCCACGTGCTGAGTGCTGATGGGTTCCTCATGTACCTCTGCTCCCCGGAGGGCTCCATCTTCAACCCCTGGCACCAGGCCCTTTGGCAGGACATGACCCAGCCGCTCTGCCACTATTTCATCTCCTCCTCTCACAACACGTACCTGATAGAGGACCAGATCCGGGGCCAGAGCAGCATCGAGGGCTACATCAG GGCTCTGAAACGGGGCTGCCGCTGCCTAGAGGTGGATTGCTGGGACGGGCCGAATGGGGAACCCATGGTGTACCATGGCCACACATTCACCTCCAAGATCCCCTTCCGGGAGGTGGTGAGCACCCTGGGCAAATACGCCTTCCAG GCTTCGGACTACCCAGTTATCCTGTCACTGGAGAACCACTGCAGTGTGGAGCAGCAGGACGTCCTGGCCCAGCAGCTCAAGGCCATCCTGGGGGAGCAGCTTCTCACCACCACCACCGACGGGCGCGTCCCCACCCAGCTCCCATCTCCAGAG GAGCTGAAGCACAAGATCctgctgaaagggaagaaaatcgGGCGGCTGGAGGACACGCTGGACGGGCTGGGGGACGAGGTGCCTGAGGTGTCTGATGAAGACaatggggcagaggcagaggaagagaagcgGAGGGCGAAG AAGGACAGGGAGAGCCTGGCGCAGGCGTTGTCTGACTGCGTTGTCTACTGCAAGAGCGTGGCCTTCCAGGGCTTCCAGGAGGCCCGCAGCCATTCCCGGCCCTCTGAGATCTCCTCCTTCGCCGAGGCCAAGGCCAGGAAACTCATCCGGGAGGCAG GGAATGAGTTTGTCCGCCACAATGCCTGGCAGCTGACACGCATCTACCCCAGCGGGATGCGGACCGACTCCTCCAACTACAGTCCCCAGGAGATGTGGAATGTGGGGTGCCAGATCG TGGCCCTGAACTTCCAGACTGCCGGTGCAGAGATGGACCTCTGCGATGGGCTCTTCAGCCAGAACGGCCGCTGCGGCTATGTGCTCAAACCATCCTTCATGAGGGATGAGGGGACCCTCTTCAACCCCAGTGACCCCAGCAGCTGGGAAAGTGCTGGCCCCGTGACCCTGACAATCCAG GTGATCAGTGGGCAGCAACTGCCCAAAGTTGCCAACAGCAAGGCTGAAGCTGTCATTGACCCACTGGTGCGTGTGGAGATCCATGGGGTCCCCGGGGACCAGGCCCACCAGGAGACGAAGTACATAGAGAACAATG GGTTTAACCCTCGCTGGGATGAGACGCTCCAGTTCCAGATCCATGTGCCGGAGCTGGCCCTCGTCCGCTTTGTGGTGGAGGATTACGACAAGACGTCCAGGAATGACTTTGTGGGCCAGTTCACCCTGGCCTTCACCAACATCAAACCTG GCTATCGCCACATCCATCTCCTCTCCAAGGACGGCACCAGCATCCCACCCTCTTCACTCTTCGTTCACATCCGCATCACTGAGCCACCTGGTCCCGAACAGGAGTGA